Proteins from a genomic interval of Ramlibacter algicola:
- a CDS encoding MFS transporter: MEDPATIAQRLDRLPWSRWHWRVVLALGAAWVLDGLEVTIVGSLGAVLERPDTLGLTASQVGWAGSLYVAGAVLGALAFGRMADRLGRKRLFLLTLAVYMGATVATAFTTGFTGFALCRFVTGIGIGGEYAAINSAIDELIPARVRGRVNLAINGSFWIGAALGALLSLALLDDRLLGPVLGWRAGFLAGAVLALAILVIRRHVPESPRWLASHGRAEEAERILGSIEAEAGVPPVHAPAKVERRHVPSWREVVHVLVRRYRSRSVLVLALMVSQAFFYNAIFFTYSLVLTRFYGVEAERVGLFILPFAAGNVLGPLLLGPLFDVWGRRRMIAACYALSGVLLLGAGGLFVAEALTAVTQTLAWSAVFFLASAAASSAYLTASEVFPLEMRGVAISLFYAVGTGAGGFAAPALFGALVESGSRPQVFIGYAVGALLVIGAAAVAWRWGVDAERRALEDIAPPLRP, encoded by the coding sequence ATGGAGGATCCCGCGACGATTGCCCAGCGCCTGGACCGCCTGCCATGGTCGCGCTGGCATTGGCGCGTCGTGCTGGCGCTGGGCGCGGCCTGGGTGCTCGACGGGCTCGAGGTCACGATCGTCGGCTCGCTCGGCGCGGTGCTGGAACGGCCCGACACGCTCGGCCTGACCGCCTCGCAAGTGGGCTGGGCCGGATCGCTTTACGTCGCCGGCGCGGTGCTGGGAGCGCTCGCCTTCGGCCGCATGGCCGACCGGCTGGGACGCAAGCGCCTTTTCCTGCTGACGCTGGCGGTCTACATGGGTGCGACCGTCGCCACTGCGTTCACCACGGGCTTCACCGGCTTCGCGCTGTGCCGCTTCGTCACCGGCATCGGGATCGGTGGCGAGTACGCCGCCATCAATTCGGCGATCGACGAATTGATTCCGGCGCGCGTGCGCGGCCGCGTGAACCTCGCGATCAACGGCAGCTTCTGGATCGGCGCCGCGCTCGGCGCGCTGCTGAGCCTCGCCCTGCTCGACGACCGGCTGCTGGGACCGGTTCTCGGCTGGCGCGCCGGCTTTCTCGCGGGCGCGGTGCTGGCACTGGCGATCCTGGTGATCCGCCGCCACGTGCCGGAGAGCCCGCGCTGGCTCGCAAGCCATGGCCGCGCCGAGGAAGCCGAGCGCATCCTGGGGTCCATCGAGGCGGAGGCCGGCGTGCCGCCGGTGCATGCGCCAGCGAAAGTCGAACGGCGCCATGTGCCGTCGTGGCGCGAAGTGGTGCACGTGCTGGTGCGCCGTTACCGATCGCGCAGTGTGCTGGTGCTGGCGCTGATGGTGTCGCAGGCGTTCTTCTACAACGCGATCTTCTTCACCTACTCGCTGGTGCTCACGCGCTTCTATGGCGTCGAAGCCGAGCGCGTCGGCTTGTTCATCCTGCCGTTCGCGGCGGGCAACGTGCTGGGCCCGCTGCTGCTGGGCCCGCTGTTCGACGTGTGGGGACGGCGGCGGATGATTGCCGCCTGCTATGCGCTGTCGGGCGTGCTCCTGCTTGGCGCGGGCGGGCTGTTCGTCGCCGAGGCGCTGACCGCGGTCACGCAGACGCTCGCCTGGTCCGCCGTGTTCTTCCTCGCCTCCGCGGCGGCGAGCTCCGCGTACCTCACGGCCAGTGAAGTGTTCCCGCTGGAGATGCGCGGCGTCGCGATCTCGCTGTTCTACGCGGTGGGCACCGGCGCCGGAGGCTTTGCCGCACCGGCGCTGTTCGGCGCGCTGGTCGAAAGCGGCAGCCGGCCGCAGGTGTTCATCGGATACGCCGTCGGCGCGCTGCTGGTGATCGGGGCGGCGGCGGTCGCTTGGCGCTGGGG
- the ttcA gene encoding tRNA 2-thiocytidine(32) synthetase TtcA, producing MAAVWIENEPAPTSHAREAKIERETHKLDKRLCRLVGQAIEQYSMIEEGDRVMVCVSGGKDSYSLLDILLKLQRRAPVHFELVAVNLDQKQPGFPGHVLPEYLEALGVPFHIEEQDTYSIVKDKIPEGKTMCSLCSRLRRGILYRVADELGATKIALGHHRDDMLQTLFLNMFFGGKLKGMPPKLVSDDGKHVVIRPLAFVAEKDLVRWSTHRQFPIIPCTLCGSQENLQRKQVGEMLREWDRRFPGRLDNMATALQNVVPSHLADGTLHDFKGLTATGVADANGDRAFDAEDFGAAPALPGLAVLKL from the coding sequence ATGGCCGCCGTCTGGATCGAGAACGAACCCGCACCCACCTCGCATGCACGCGAGGCGAAGATCGAGCGCGAGACGCACAAGCTGGACAAGCGCCTGTGCCGCCTCGTGGGCCAGGCGATCGAGCAGTACTCGATGATCGAGGAAGGCGACCGGGTGATGGTCTGCGTGTCGGGCGGCAAGGACAGCTACTCGCTGCTGGACATCCTGTTGAAGCTGCAGCGCCGCGCGCCGGTGCATTTCGAGCTGGTCGCGGTGAACCTCGACCAGAAGCAGCCCGGCTTCCCCGGACACGTGCTGCCCGAATACCTCGAGGCGCTGGGCGTCCCGTTCCACATCGAGGAGCAGGACACGTATTCGATCGTCAAGGACAAGATCCCCGAGGGCAAGACGATGTGCAGCCTGTGCTCGCGGCTGCGCCGGGGCATCCTGTACCGCGTCGCGGACGAACTCGGGGCGACCAAGATCGCGCTGGGCCACCACCGCGACGACATGCTGCAGACGCTGTTCCTCAACATGTTCTTCGGCGGCAAGCTCAAGGGCATGCCGCCCAAGCTCGTGAGCGACGACGGCAAGCACGTGGTGATCCGCCCGCTGGCCTTCGTCGCGGAGAAGGACCTGGTGCGCTGGTCCACGCACCGGCAGTTCCCCATCATCCCGTGCACCCTGTGCGGCAGCCAGGAGAACCTGCAGCGCAAGCAGGTCGGCGAGATGCTGCGCGAGTGGGACCGCCGCTTCCCTGGCCGGCTCGACAACATGGCGACCGCGTTACAGAACGTTGTGCCTTCGCACCTCGCCGACGGAACACTGCATGACTTCAAGGGTCTGACCGCCACGGGCGTCGCCGATGCGAACGGCGACCGGGCGTTCGATGCCGAGGACTTCGGCGCCGCGCCCGCCTTGCCGGGCCTCGCCGTCCTCAAGCTCTGA
- a CDS encoding DUF4136 domain-containing protein produces the protein MTRILRLLALATVAVLAGCATTYRLDNTVQAFSGLPSLPANPTYKFERLPSQLGASQDQLEALADPALFNAGLRRDDAAPRFSVLVSARVQQVISPWADPWYGPGYGPWGWRGRGYWGPGWGPGFGMWSGMEQPWYLREVSVLVRDVSSNKVVFESHANSDGPYLDNASALGAMFAAAMQGFPNPPIGPRRVDVQIGTGQQQQAAAVPAAAPASSPATR, from the coding sequence ATGACGCGCATCCTGCGCTTGCTCGCCCTGGCCACCGTGGCCGTGCTGGCGGGTTGCGCCACCACCTACCGGCTCGACAACACGGTCCAGGCGTTCTCCGGGCTGCCGAGCCTGCCCGCCAATCCCACCTACAAGTTCGAACGGCTGCCTTCGCAGCTGGGCGCGAGCCAGGACCAACTCGAGGCGCTGGCCGATCCCGCGTTGTTCAACGCCGGCCTGCGCCGCGACGATGCCGCACCGCGCTTCAGCGTGCTGGTGAGCGCGCGCGTGCAGCAGGTGATCTCGCCGTGGGCCGACCCGTGGTACGGCCCCGGCTATGGCCCGTGGGGCTGGCGCGGCCGTGGCTACTGGGGTCCAGGCTGGGGACCGGGCTTCGGCATGTGGTCCGGCATGGAGCAGCCCTGGTACCTGCGCGAGGTGTCGGTCCTGGTGCGCGACGTCTCGAGCAACAAGGTGGTGTTCGAAAGCCACGCCAACAGCGACGGCCCGTATCTCGACAACGCCTCGGCGCTCGGGGCGATGTTCGCCGCGGCCATGCAGGGCTTCCCGAACCCGCCGATCGGCCCGCGCCGCGTCGACGTGCAGATCGGCACCGGCCAGCAGCAGCAGGCAGCTGCGGTGCCGGCGGCCGCCCCTGCCTCCAGCCCGGCCACGCGCTGA
- a CDS encoding histidine phosphatase family protein, which produces MDPTRIIAIRHGETPWNADARIQGQRDVDLNDIGRWQAQRVVHALAEEPITAVYSSDLSRAQSTAKPLAETKGIPVIPHEGLRERSFGKFEGMTFDEIHQEWPDLAQRWRSRVPDWQPPEGGESLIELRARVTRTMEELARRHPGEQIVVVAHGGVLDTLYRVATGQEVNSPRTWDLPNGAINRLLWTEQGFTLVGWSDTQHLADATSDDASA; this is translated from the coding sequence ATGGATCCCACCCGCATCATCGCCATCCGCCATGGCGAGACGCCGTGGAATGCGGACGCCCGCATCCAGGGCCAGCGGGACGTCGACCTGAACGACATCGGGCGCTGGCAGGCGCAGCGCGTGGTCCACGCCCTCGCCGAGGAGCCGATCACCGCCGTCTACTCCAGCGACCTGTCGCGCGCGCAGTCCACCGCCAAGCCGCTCGCGGAAACCAAGGGCATCCCGGTCATCCCGCACGAAGGCCTGCGCGAACGCAGCTTCGGCAAGTTCGAGGGCATGACCTTCGACGAGATCCACCAGGAGTGGCCCGACCTCGCGCAGCGCTGGCGCAGCCGCGTCCCGGACTGGCAGCCGCCCGAGGGCGGCGAGTCGCTGATCGAGCTGCGCGCTCGCGTGACGCGCACGATGGAGGAACTGGCGCGACGCCATCCCGGCGAGCAGATCGTCGTGGTCGCCCATGGCGGCGTGCTGGACACGCTGTACCGTGTCGCGACCGGGCAGGAAGTGAATTCGCCGCGCACCTGGGACCTGCCCAACGGCGCGATCAACCGCCTGCTCTGGACCGAGCAAGGCTTCACCCTGGTCGGCTGGTCCGACACCCAGCACCTTGCCGATGCCACGTCCGACGACGCCTCTGCCTGA